A single Dreissena polymorpha isolate Duluth1 chromosome 14, UMN_Dpol_1.0, whole genome shotgun sequence DNA region contains:
- the LOC127858318 gene encoding uncharacterized protein LOC127858318: protein MDPGIIGVHLLSDVTGSQASNLGILHGIDPRVTTLKDLRVSLSNQLLSCPTNYCFCTKEGWIISEAQETNMCVAQLLNQNNEINLKIKYNLPKVGIRNRQHVMIGFVHASFTSKLSGLRSLIEQQILFFNKPAVTFQFLDGNLWPISLLQEDHMIIADILIGHCVTTNLHMIIQSPQISPTKEPPFKRMKINPQLSFRSSKDLSRPSTLPTDMTDGQLEPKQVLISYVRSEAASHALRLKEWLSKKGLSVYLDVHEIQTGVDWQDSLNFAVSGCEVFVPLVTKTYGETQWTNREIKLADVLGKYILPVSFLKEWPPRCLAIQFATTQFIPWRPTDLNPDNADDDILNWKTEDVKLVSEKIANRVRKLVNSVMPSLLKRGTVVKSCACVEEDNLMATINDREGKPLVMICLHPDQVSFAEELQSLLERSGLEVWCTTQLDKAHLEYIDSLANSQEGITYSILNKSDCKSHLSASEKNRDLKKEERDLKNKDWDLKKEERDLTNDHMDLKKDHLDLKKDHRDLKKDLRDRKKEDLDLKNEERNRKNICKFQEMADEASVVLFILSEVFADSRVCQQQVFYCEHRKRVIPILYEGFTMPDWMAMLVGSHRLERRQDEDFQEVLVQRIKSSVDPALRLKQSKSVGFTPSPSEFQMFQSNRSLSNSWGSPWTFPIKVPSLRRQSSLKEQSFENGTSIMPDDVIVYGKPGSNNSSKSDEQSENGESVKYSTGITPTLENGISARPEEVIVYGKPGYYNNSKSGFEGDLLKGHGETSANGEAETNHENGLIALSERENLYGKHSSYNKSKISIDVNVLESQRQPWENGEAVNNSSGITNAGVNGESKSKETDEAVLQNGQTALHASPKQLKPNLVTAQTIIL, encoded by the exons ATGGATCCTGGTATAATTGGGGTCCATCTTCTCAGTGATGTGACAGGATCGCAGGCTTCGAATCTGGGTATTCTACACGGCATTGATCCACGTGTCACGACACTGAAGGATCTCAGGGTATCTCTGTCTAACCAATTGTTGTCATGCCCCACAAATTACTGCTTCTGCACAAAAGAAGG ATGGATTATTTCAGAAGCACAAGAAACAAATATGTGTGTTGCCCAGTTACTGAATCAAAACAACGAAATCAACTTAAAGATAAAATACA ATTTACCAAAAGTTGGAATTCGAAATCGACAGCATGTGATGATTGGGTTTGTTCATGCCTCATTTACCTCCAAATTATCAGGACTAAGGTCCTTGATAGAACAGCAG ATTCTGTTTTTCAACAAGCCTGCTGTAACATTCCAATTCCTCGATGGTAACCTCTGGCCAATCAGCCTGCTCCAGGAGGATCACATGATCATTGCAGACATTCTGATTGGACATTGCGTTACAACTAATTTGCATATGATCATCCAGTCACCTCAAATCTCTCCAACAAAGGAACCACCATTTAAAAGAATGAAAAT CAACCCCCAGTTGTCGTTCCGGTCTAGTAAGGACCTCTCGCGGCCAAGCACACTGCCGACGGACATGACCGACGGGCAGCTAGAGCCCAAACAAGTGCTTATCAGCTATGTGCGCTCCGAGGCCGCTAGCCATGCCCTGAGGTTGAAGGAGTGGCTATCAAAAAAAGGCCTTAGTGTTTATCTG GACGTTCATGAGATACAGACAGGCGTAGATTGGCAAGATTCTCTGAATTTTGCCGTGAGTGGCTGTGAAGTGTTTGTTCCTTTGGTAACCAAAACGTATGGAGAGACACAATGGACCAACAGAgag ATAAAGCTAGCTGATGTGTTGGGCAAGTATATTCTACCTGTGAGTTTCCTAAAAGAGTGGCCACCAAGGTGTCTTGCCATTCAGTTTGCCACGACACAGTTCATACCATGGAGACCAACAGACCTGAATCCAG ATAATGCTGATGATGATATTCTGAACTGGAAGACAGAAGATGTCAAACTTGTGTCGGAGAAAATAGCAAACCGCGTCAGAAAACTTGTGAATTCCGTAATGCCGTCACTGTTAAAACGA GGAACAGTAGTTAAAAGTTGTGCATGCGTAGAAGAGGACAACTTAATGGCAACCATAAACGATCGCGAAGGAAAACCTCTTGTTATGATCTGCCTGCATCCGGATCAAGTCAGCTTT GCTGAAGAGTTACAGAGCCTTTTAGAGCGGTCGGGCTTGGAGGTCTGGTGTACCACGCAGCTGGATAAGGCACACCTGGAGTACATTGACAGCCTTGCCAACAGCCAAGAAG GAATCACATACTCCATCCTCAACAAGTCAGACTGTAAATCGCACCTGTCAGCTAGCGAAAAGAATAGGGACCTAAAAAAAGAGGAAAGGGACCTAAAGAATAAGGATTGGGATCTAAAGAAAGAGGAACGGGACCTAACAAATGATCACATGGACCTAAAGAAAGATCATTTGGACCTAAAGAAAGATCATAGGGACCTAAAGAAAGATCTTAGGGACCGAAAAAAAGAGGATCTGGATCTAAAGAATGAGGAAAGGAACCGAAAGAACATTTGCAAGTTTCAAGAGATGGCCGATGAAGcaagtgttgtgttgtttatattgTCGGAGGTGTTTGCGGATTCTAGAGTCTGTCAGCAACAG GTGTTTTACTGTGAGCATCGGAAGAGGGTCATTCCGATCCTTTATGAAGGCTTCACGATGCCAGACTGGATGGCCATGCTTGTTGGTTCACATAGATTGGAG CGTCGCCAAGATGAAGATTTTCAGGAAGTCCTCGTCCAGAGAATTAAATCTTCAGTCGATCCAGCTCTTCGATTGAAGCAATCAAAAAGTGTCGGTTTTACTCCCAGCCCAAGCGAGTTCCAGATGTTTCAATCAAACAGATCACTGTCCAACAGTTGGGGATCACCTTGGACTTTCCCTATCAAAGTGCCATCACTCCGCCGACAGTCTTCACTTAAGGAGCAGTCTTTTGAAAATGGGACAAGTATTATGCCTGATGACGTGATTGTGTATGGAAAACCTGGTTCTAACAATAGTAGCAAAAGTGACGAGCAGTCTGAAAATGGAGAATCAGTTAAGTATTCAACTGGTATTACTCCGACTCTGGAAAATGGGATAAGTGCTAGACCCGAAGAAGTGATTGTTTATGGAAAACCCGGTTATTATAATAATAGCAAGAGTGGCTTTGAGGGAGATTTACTCAAAGGTCATGGAGAGACATCGGCAAATGGAGAAGCAGAAACGAATCATGAAAACGGGTTAATTGCACTGTCCGAAAGAGAGAATCTGTATGGAAAACATAGTTCTTACAATAAGAGCAAAATAAGTATCGATGTTAATGTACTGGAAAGTCAAAGGCAGCCATGGGAAAATGGAGAAGCAGTAAACAATTCAAGTGGTATTACAAATGCAGGAGTAAATGGGGAGTCAAAGTCGAAAGAAACTGATGAAGCTGTGCTTCAGAATGGACAAACAGCTCTGCATGCTTCGCCTAAACAGTTGAAACCGAATCTTGTCACTGcacaaacaataattttgtaa
- the LOC127858492 gene encoding uncharacterized protein LOC127858492 isoform X2, which produces MSSIQVIYLPSSCSKKDLQVHFANPSNGGGPIKQIYYPLFDNDAVIIFEDQLTAEFVCRHTEHAIKGKGVSVKPYRYPPIYTKLHAELDPTAANIIQADQEIRDEIEHCEGLTLNVKDDVILGITGDWFQLEWVWAKIERFTKEQSHIQRRIQRKIDRTKSLDDSMKSEFHATTKSKHGDDGNRPDDDIDVKMSNPQMYKGIDNHSAAMTEQIRDDDARANANIAKTQTFEFDLQKEVPKKSQASVKAQTTHQKPATHTSQTTSEYNEPGGSAVSVCEIEILGKPGTLLSLDLKYGELKVSVYAGLITMEETDVIVNAAMGPLVNGGGVAWAIASNASPKLQEECDAYVKRHGNVPTSGVMHTVAGGKLSQNVKHVIHAVGPVWDVLNQDDKCMRKLTMTFLNSLKYGNEELRVSSISFPLISSGIFGCPVEVCTRSFLYAIILFGSLYPDAGLTEIHLVNNDENNTGLTVASLREMIQQGSVHLLDKARRIYREFDGIETVVRVAGQKLALDERTKRNDLPIMSDTAVKGHKSESTKLPTDGSKTVEPRPLPPTPNTMMPTKTDKKKK; this is translated from the exons ATGTCCAGTATCCAAGTGATCTATCTGCCGTCGTCTTGCTCCAAAAAGGATTTACAAGTTCACTTCGCGAACCCCAGTAATGGCGGTGGGCCAATCAAACAGATATATTACCCACTGTTTGACAACGATGCTGTAATCATCTTTGAAGATCAGCTAA cCGCAGAATTCGTCTGTAGACATACGGAGCATGCTATAAAAGGGAAAGGCGTTTCTGTTAAACCATATCGTTACCCACCG ATCTATACAAAGCTTCATGCGGAGCTGGACCCAACAGCCGCCAACATCATACAAGCCGATCAAGAGATCCGAGATGAAATAGAACATTGCGAAGGCCTTACACTgaacgttaaagatgacgtcataTTGGGTATAACAGGCGATTGGTTCCAGCTGGAATGGGTCTGGGCAAAGATTGAAAGGTTCACGAAAGAACAGTCACACATCCAGCGCAGAATACAGCGAAAGATTGATCGTACGAAAAGCCTTGATGATTCGATGAAATCGGAGTTTCATGCGACAACGAAAAGCAAACATGGAGATGATGGCAACAGGCCCGATGATGATATCGATGTAAAAATGAGTAATCCACAAATGTATAAGGGGATAGATAATCATTCGGCGGCAATGACAGAGCAGATTCGTGACGATGATGCACGAGCGAACGCAAACATAGCCAAAACTCAAACTTTTGAATTCGACCTTCAAAAGGAAGTCCCAAAGAAATCTCAGGCGAGCGTAAAAGCGCAGACAACACACCAAAAGCCGGCGACACATACTTCGCAGACAACAAGTGAATACAACGAGCCTGGTGGAAGCGCAGTTAGTGTATGTGAAATAGAAATATTGGGTAAACCGGGTACCCTATTGAGTCTGGACTTAAAGTATGGAGAACTGAAAGTCAGCGTCTACGCGGGCTTGATCACAATGGAAGAGACAGACGTGATCGTTAACGCCGCCATGGGGCCGCTTGTCAACGGAGGGGGCGTCGCCTGGGCTATTGCATCAAACGCTAGCCCAAAGCTTCAGGAAGAGTGCGACGCGTACGTCAAAAGACACGGTAACGTACCCACGTCAGGCGTCATGCATACGGTCGCTGGCGGGAAGTTGAGCCAGAACGTAAAGCACGTGATTCACGCGGTTGGGCCGGTGTGGGACGTCCTGAATCAAGATGACAAGTGTATGCGGAAGCTGACCATGACCTTTTTGAACTCACTGAAGTATGGGAACGAAGAATTACGTGTGTCATCCATTTCCTTTCCGCTTATAAGCTCTG GAATATTCGGCTGCCCAGTGGAGGTTTGTACAAGGTCGTTTCTGTACGCCATTATCCTGTTCGGAAGCTTATACCCTGACGCTGGCTTGACGGAGATCCATTTAGTGAATAATGATGAGAACAACACCGGTCTTACAGTCGCTTCTCTACGAGAAATGATTCAGCAGGGAAGTGTGCATCTTCTGGATAAGGCCAGACGAATTTACAGGGAATTTGACG GTATTGAAACTGTGGTCCGAGTCGCCGGACAGAAACTCGCGCTTGATGAAAGAACAAAACGAAACGATCTACCCATTATGTCGGACACCGCTGTAAAGGGCCACAAATCTGAAAGCACAAAACTCCCGACGGATGGCAGCAAAACCGTTGAGCCAAGACCTTTGCCACCAACCCCAAACACAATGATGCCGACTAAAACTGACAAAAAGAAGAAATAA
- the LOC127858492 gene encoding uncharacterized protein LOC127858492 isoform X1 — MSSIQVIYLPSSCSKKDLQVHFANPSNGGGPIKQIYYPLFDNDAVIIFEDQLTAEFVCRHTEHAIKGKGVSVKPYRYPPIYTKLHAELDPTAANIIQADQEIRDEIEHCEGLTLNVKDDVILGITGDWFQLEWVWAKIERFTKEQSHIQRRIQRKIDRTKSLDDSMKSEFHATTKSKHGDDGNRPDDDIDVKMSNPQMYKGIDNHSAAMTEQIRDDDARANANIAKTQTFEFDLQKEVPKKSQASVKAQTTHQKPATHTSQTTSEYNEPGGSAVSVCEIEILGKPGTLLSLDLKYGELKVSVYAGLITMEETDVIVNAAMGPLVNGGGVAWAIASNASPKLQEECDAYVKRHGNVPTSGVMHTVAGGKLSQNVKHVIHAVGPVWDVLNQDDKCMRKLTMTFLNSLKYGNEELRVSSISFPLISSGIFGCPVEVCTRSFLYAIILFGSLYPDAGLTEIHLVNNDENNTGLTVASLREMIQQGSVHLLDKARRIYREFDAGIETVVRVAGQKLALDERTKRNDLPIMSDTAVKGHKSESTKLPTDGSKTVEPRPLPPTPNTMMPTKTDKKKK; from the exons ATGTCCAGTATCCAAGTGATCTATCTGCCGTCGTCTTGCTCCAAAAAGGATTTACAAGTTCACTTCGCGAACCCCAGTAATGGCGGTGGGCCAATCAAACAGATATATTACCCACTGTTTGACAACGATGCTGTAATCATCTTTGAAGATCAGCTAA cCGCAGAATTCGTCTGTAGACATACGGAGCATGCTATAAAAGGGAAAGGCGTTTCTGTTAAACCATATCGTTACCCACCG ATCTATACAAAGCTTCATGCGGAGCTGGACCCAACAGCCGCCAACATCATACAAGCCGATCAAGAGATCCGAGATGAAATAGAACATTGCGAAGGCCTTACACTgaacgttaaagatgacgtcataTTGGGTATAACAGGCGATTGGTTCCAGCTGGAATGGGTCTGGGCAAAGATTGAAAGGTTCACGAAAGAACAGTCACACATCCAGCGCAGAATACAGCGAAAGATTGATCGTACGAAAAGCCTTGATGATTCGATGAAATCGGAGTTTCATGCGACAACGAAAAGCAAACATGGAGATGATGGCAACAGGCCCGATGATGATATCGATGTAAAAATGAGTAATCCACAAATGTATAAGGGGATAGATAATCATTCGGCGGCAATGACAGAGCAGATTCGTGACGATGATGCACGAGCGAACGCAAACATAGCCAAAACTCAAACTTTTGAATTCGACCTTCAAAAGGAAGTCCCAAAGAAATCTCAGGCGAGCGTAAAAGCGCAGACAACACACCAAAAGCCGGCGACACATACTTCGCAGACAACAAGTGAATACAACGAGCCTGGTGGAAGCGCAGTTAGTGTATGTGAAATAGAAATATTGGGTAAACCGGGTACCCTATTGAGTCTGGACTTAAAGTATGGAGAACTGAAAGTCAGCGTCTACGCGGGCTTGATCACAATGGAAGAGACAGACGTGATCGTTAACGCCGCCATGGGGCCGCTTGTCAACGGAGGGGGCGTCGCCTGGGCTATTGCATCAAACGCTAGCCCAAAGCTTCAGGAAGAGTGCGACGCGTACGTCAAAAGACACGGTAACGTACCCACGTCAGGCGTCATGCATACGGTCGCTGGCGGGAAGTTGAGCCAGAACGTAAAGCACGTGATTCACGCGGTTGGGCCGGTGTGGGACGTCCTGAATCAAGATGACAAGTGTATGCGGAAGCTGACCATGACCTTTTTGAACTCACTGAAGTATGGGAACGAAGAATTACGTGTGTCATCCATTTCCTTTCCGCTTATAAGCTCTG GAATATTCGGCTGCCCAGTGGAGGTTTGTACAAGGTCGTTTCTGTACGCCATTATCCTGTTCGGAAGCTTATACCCTGACGCTGGCTTGACGGAGATCCATTTAGTGAATAATGATGAGAACAACACCGGTCTTACAGTCGCTTCTCTACGAGAAATGATTCAGCAGGGAAGTGTGCATCTTCTGGATAAGGCCAGACGAATTTACAGGGAATTTGACG CAGGTATTGAAACTGTGGTCCGAGTCGCCGGACAGAAACTCGCGCTTGATGAAAGAACAAAACGAAACGATCTACCCATTATGTCGGACACCGCTGTAAAGGGCCACAAATCTGAAAGCACAAAACTCCCGACGGATGGCAGCAAAACCGTTGAGCCAAGACCTTTGCCACCAACCCCAAACACAATGATGCCGACTAAAACTGACAAAAAGAAGAAATAA